From the genome of bacterium:
TCCCTGCAGCGCCCCGGCGTCCGTGGCAATCACCGCGAGCGCGCGCCGTTCGCCCAGCGGCACCAGGTGCAAAGAACTGAACATCTGCTCCGCCAGGCCCGGCGCCGCCACGACCGAAGCGTACCCGGTCATGCCGGCGAGCACGCGCGCGGCCTCGTTGGCCACATCGCCGGGCTCCTCGACCGGATCGCCCAGCCGGCGGCGTATCTTCTGGCGCGCCGAGCCACTGAGCGGGTCGGCCTTTGGCAACATGTCCACGTAGACTCGGTATCCCCGGTCCGTGGGGATCCGGCCGGCGGAGGTGTGCGGATGAGTAAGCAGGCCCAGTTCTTCCATGCTGGCCAGGGCGCTGCGTATTGTGGCAGGGCTCACCGCCAGCCGCCCCCGAAGCGCAGCGTGTTCCGAACCCACCGGCTCGGCGGTGCGGACGTGCTCCTCCACAACCGTGCGGAGCAGGATACGCCTGCGGGCATCAAGCTTCAACATCCATCCACCTGCGGCTGGCACTCCTCCGCCCAGAGTGCCAGCGACCGGATTCAGCCTAGCATCGTGGATTTTGGGGTGTCAAGGAACAGGGCGAGCCGACCTGCGCCGCAGGAGGCCCCGTACGAGCGTGAGTTCCTCCACGCGCAGCAGGGCGCAGGCTGCCAGGTATACGAAGACCGCTGCGCCCACGCCGACCGCCAGGAACAGCAGGTCCGCGCGTTCCGCGAAGCGTCCGTCCGTGAGCCCGCGTTGCGCGACCATCCATCCCACCCAAACAGCAGATGCGGCAGCTACCAGGACGCGACCGGCCGTACCCACAATCCGACGGGCACCCAGAGGGCCCAGCTCACGCGCCAGCATCCACAGCAGCAACCCCACGTTCGCAAACGCCACCACGGCGGAGGCCAGGGCGATCCCTGCCACGCCCATCCTCTGCATGAAAGCATAAGCCAGGACGGCGTTCAGGAATACCATTGCGCCACCGATGATCACCGGCGTGCGCATGTTCTTGAGGGAGTAGAACGTCCGGGTAACGACGTAGTAGGCCGCCACCGGCACCAGGCCCGCGGCGTAGGCTGCCAGGCACGCGGCCACCACCCCGGTTGCGGCGGGGCCGAACTCGCCGCGCTCGAAGACCAGTTGGACCAGGGGGCGTGCGAAGACGGCAAGGCCGAGCGACACGGGCGCCGTGAGAAACAGGAGGCTGCGCAGCCCCAGCACCGCGGTCTGGCGGAGCCCCACCCGGTCGCCCGCGGAGGCAAGCTGGCTCATTCCCGGGAAGAGCACCGTCGCCACGGATATGGCCAGGATTCCCACCGGCGCCTGGACCATCTCGTAGGCATAATCCAGCGCGGCAACCGCGTTCACGCCGGTTACGACCGGGAGGAGCGACGCGAAGAACCGCCCCACGTAGGCGTTGATCTCCACGATGGCCAGGCCGAGCATCGCCGGCAGCGCCAGCCGCCGCACCGTGCGGATGGCCGGGTGGGACCAGTCGAACTCCGGGCGGTAGCGGAACCCGGCGGCGTGCAGTGCCGGTACCTGAACGAGGAACTGGATGGCGGTCCCGGCCACCCAGGCCACGGCCAGCCCGGTGATCCCCATCCTCGGCCCCAGCATGACCGTCCCGGCAATGATGGCCACGTTGAAGGCCAGCGGAGCCACTGCCGGGGCGGTGAACCGGCGAAGTGCCTGCAGGTACGCGGTGGCGAAGACCGCAAGGGCCAGGAAGAACATTGCCAGGAAGTTAACCCTGGTGAGGGCGACCGTACGGGCGAGCTGCACCGGGTCCCCTGCAAAGCCCGGCGCTGCCAGACGGACCAGCGCGGGTGCGGCAAGCTGTCCGACCACCACCATCCCCACGCCGAACGCCAGGACAAGGGTGAACAGCCGCGAGGTCACCTGACGCATCTCCGACTCGTCGCCTCGTGCGAGGGTGTCAGAGATGGTTGGGATGAGGACGATGCTGAGGGTGCCGCCTATGAGCAGGCGCTGGACGAAGAACGGGACATAGTATCCGATGACGAACGCCGCCCTGGCGTCGGAGGCACCGAACATCGCGGCCACGACTATCTCCCGGAGCAGGCCCAGGACGCGACTGCCCACGGTGGCGCCGGCCAGGAGCGTGGCGGCGTGCGCAAGACGCTGCCGCGGCTGGACGTTCAAGCCCCGTGCCCTCCGGCGGCGACTTGTGGCACTGGAGCGGTCATGCTAGAATCGCGCAGGACTGCCGCGCCACATAGGCGGCGGCCGGAGGGATCGGCGTGGCGAAACGAATCAAGTCCGGACTCAAGCACCTTCGGAAGTCGGCCAAGCGAGCCCAGGCCAACCTTTCCGTGAAATCGAAGGTCAAGTCGCTGGTGCGATCGGGAACCACCCCAGAGGCGATCGGCGCGGCGCAGGCCGCCCTGGACAAGGCCGCGGCACGCCATGTGATTCACCCCAACACCGCCGCCCGCAGGAAGTCCCGCATCATGCGCCGCGCGGCAGGCAAGGCAGGCTAGGCCCGCAGGGAGGTCCGCTGCTGCGCCGCCGGAGTCCTGCGGCCGGCGAGGCGGACGATCAGCGTTTCCAGGACGAGCCGCGGAGCGCTCCCTGACTTGATGGCCCGGTCGGCGGCCTCCAGCGCATCGAAGATCCCCGCGAACTGATCCGCCCGATAGCCGCGCGCCTGCTCCGCGATCTTGCGCGCGACGAACGGGTGCACACCAAGACGCTCGGCCAGCCGGTCGGACGAGCCGCCCTTGGCCGCGGCAGCGTGCGCGCGAACGATCAGGCGGAACTGCCGAACAATCATGAAGAGCACCTGCAGCGGCTCGTGCGTTGCGAGGTTGTCGTGGAGAGCGCGCAGCGCCCCCGCGGCATTGCCGCCCCCTACCGCGTCCACCAGCGTGAATATCGAGGCTTCGCCCAGCCGGCTGGCGATGGCTTCCACGTCCGCCGTGGTCACCTGTGAGCGCTCACCAACATAGGCGGCCACCTTGGCCACCTCGTTGTAGAGATCCCGCAGGCTGCCTCCTGCTGTTGCCACCAACCCCTCCCCTACCCCGCGGCCCGGGGTCTTGCCTGCGGCCACAAACAAGGCTGCCACCCACGCCCCCCGGTCGCGCGGCGGGATGGGGCGGCACTCGATGACGGTTCCCACTCGCTTGAACGTCAGAAACAGCCGCCGGCGCCGGTCCAGTTCCCGCGCAACAAAGATGCCGGTGGTAGGGCTGTCTCCCCGATCGAGGTAGGATATTAGCGCCTCGTGGTCGGCCTCGCGCATCGCCTCCAGCCGCCGGATGACCACCACGCGGCGCGGACCGAAGAACGGCGCGGTGTCCAGCCGGGTCAGTAGTTCGCCCAGAGGCGCACCGCCGTCGAGCACGTCCAGGTTGAGCTGCCGGTCCGCGGATGGGAGCGCCTCGTCGAGCAGCCGGGCAAGCGTCTGCTCGGCCAGATACTCCTCGTCGCCGATGATCAGCGTCGGCCCGTCAACGACCGAGTGCACGGGTCTGGCTCCTCATGGTGGTCACCTGCCATCGGATTCCGTCGCTCCAGAGCGTCACTGCACCGTCCCGATCGGTACGGTAGATCGTGGCGCCCGCGTTCTCCAGCGCCGCCAGCGTGCCCGGATGCGGGTGACCGAACCGGTTGTCCGCGCCCGCCGAGACCACGGCAATGCCGGGCAGCACCCGCGCCAGGAACGCCGGTGTTGTCGAAGTACGGCTGCCGTGGTGCGCCACCTTCAGCACCTGGCTTTCCAGTGTGGTCCCTCGATCCAGGAGGTGCTGCTCGACCGGTGCCTCGATGTCGCTGGTCAGCAACGCCGCTGTCATTCCGTAGGTCAGCCGTGCGACCAGCGCGCCCGCGTGTGCCGGTTCGCCCTCGATCCGAGGGGTTGGATCGCTCGGGTGCAGGACCGTCAACCCCACCCCCGCTCCCAGATCGAGGCCCACACCTTCCCTTGCGACGCGGTGGGGAACCCGCCTGGCCTCGGCAACGGTAAGGAGGCGGGCGTACGCAGGGGCAGGGTGAACCACACCGGGATCCAGCACGAGTCCGACACGGAAGTTCTCCAAGACCGCCACCAGTCCTTCCACGTGGTCGTCGTGGGGATGAGAAATGATCACCGCGTCGAGCCGGCGCACGCCGGCCCGGCGCAGCGCCGGCACCACGCGCATGAGGCCTACGTCCCAGCCGATACGGTCGCCGCCCGCATTACCGCCTCCGTCTATGAGCACGGCGCGGCCCGATGGGCTCTGAACCAGGATGGCGTCGCCCTGCCCCACGTCTAGGACCGTGACCACGAGCGCGGACGGCGGCCGTAGGGCCGCAGCGTACCAGAGCGCGAGCGCACAAACCCACACTCCGGCGATGGCCAGCAGTTGCGCCCTGCGTGGCTGCCAGTATCCCGAAAGCACGGCCACCCAGCCACCCAGGCCCAGAAACAGGGCCGCCGCCGCAACCGGGGAAACCGGTGGCGTCGGCACCGCCGCCCAGGCAAGCGCGCCGAAGCGCGACCCGATCCACAGCACCACGTCCAGCGGCAGGCGCAGCAGCCCCAACAGAAGATCCCCGGCCGCGGGGGCGGCGACGACCAGCGGGATGAGCGCGAGACCCGCCGGGACCAGCGCCGCGATCACCGGTAGCGCCAGCGCGTTGGCAAGGACGCCGGCCACAAGGAGCACCTGGAAATGGGCGGCAAGTAGAGGCGCGACCGCGAGCTGCGCACCCAGCGTGGCAGCCAGCGTCGGTGCCAGAAATGGCCCCAGGCAGACAAGCCGCGGGCGAAGCACGGGTGCCACATACAGCAGACCCCAGGTGGCCGCGAACGAGAGCTGGAACCCTATGTCGAAGAGCACCTGCGGCTGGCTCGCCAGCAGCACAAGCGCGGCCGCTGCAAGGGTCGCGGCACGGTCGCGACCGCGCCCCAGCACTGCCGCTGCCAGACCCACCACCGTCATTATCGTCGCGCGTCCCACCGAGGGCGCCCAGCCGACGAGCACCGCAAAGAGGCCCACGCCCAGGACGCCGGCAGCCGCGGACGGGAGCGCCGGCAGCCCTCCCAGGCGTGCCGCCCAGGCGCAGGCGCCCGCAACCATCGCCACCTGTGCGCCCGAGACTACCATGAGGTGGACCAGACCTGCGCGAGAGAACTGCCGGTACAGTTCGGGCGAAAGGTGGGTCTCGATCCCCAGGAGCAGGCTGAGCAACAGACCGTCGTGGGGCTCCGGGAGCGCCCGCAGGACGCCGGCAACAACGCTCTGGCGCAGGGTGGAGACGGCTCCGCGCACCGACCACACACCCGGTCGGAGCACCGTGATCCCGCCCCCCGGTGTAACGCGGATGACTCCCAGCAGCCCCCTGCGGCGGAGCGCGTCCTGTTCAGAGCGCTCGCCCGGGTTCCCGGCGGGCCGTCCTAGGCGAAAGCGGCCGCGCACGAGGACCTCCGCCCCCACGCCAACGCCGGGGGGCTGGCCGCGACCGGTCAGGCGCACCAGCCCATGGGCCGGGGGTAACGGCGGTGCACGTGGGGACTGCCAGGCCTCCAGCGAGTGGAGACGAACCACACCGCGCCAGCCCAAGGGGCCGGCTTCAGGCGGCCCAACTATGATGCCGCGCGCCTCCACCTGCTGCCCGTCTGCGGCCGCCGGCCACGACGGCGCCAGGCCCGCGTGCAGCGCCGACTGCGCGAACCCCAAACCCGCGAAGCAGGCCAGGGCCGCCACCGAACCGATCCCTGCTGCGCGCGCCAGGAGCGCCGCGATCCACAGGACCGCGGCCGCGGCGGCCAGCCCGCAGGCAGGTCCTGGGGGCAGGGGCCAGCGGTCCGCGGCGATGATGCCCGATGCGAAGGCCGCGGCAGCCCATACGATCGGCGGGAGTGCATTGAAAAGGCGCACCGGCGAGAACCTCCCAAAGGGGAGATCGGCGCCGGACGGCACGAATTACGGTGGGGACTAAGTCTTAGCGGCCACCTCGCGCAGCACCCGCTCCAGGAACTCGGCCAAGGGAATCGGGCCCAGGTCCCCTTCCGAGCGGCTGCGCACGGCCACGGCCCCGGATGCGGCCTCCTTGTCCCCCACGACGAGCATGTAGGGGATCTGCTCCACCTGGGCCTGTCGGATCTTGTAGCTGATGCGCTGGTTTGTCCCGTCCACAGCCGCGCGCACCCCAGCGGCTTCCATCTGTGCGAGCACTGCTCCGGCGTAGGCCGCGTGTCGATCCGCGATCGGCAGGATCCGCGCCTGTTCCGGAGACAGCCACAGGGGGAACCGGCCTTCGTACGTTTCGATCAGGAACGCGACCCACCGTTCCATCGTGCTGGTGACCGCACGGTGGATCATCACCGGCCGGTGGGCCCGACCGTCCTCTCCGATGTACTCCAGCGAAAACCGCTCGGGCAGCAGGAAGTCGAGCTGAACCGTCGAGAGCGTCTCGTCCTTGCCGGATGCGGTCGGAACCTGCACGTCAATCTTGGGCCCGTAGAACGCGGCCTCGCCCCTGGCCTCTTTGAACGCGATGCCCATCTCGGTGAGCGCCTCGCGCAGCATGCTCTCGGCCTGGTCCCAGAGCGCGTCGTTCTGCATGAACTTCTCGTGGTCCGCGGGATCGCGGAGTGAAAGTTGGTACCAGCCGTTGGTGATCTGGAAATCCGCGTACACCCTCTGAATCAGCCGGACCACCCGTACTATCTCGTCCTTGATCTGGTCCACGCGGCAGAAGATGTGGGCGTCGTTCATCGTCATGCCCCGGACGCGGTGGAGGCCGGTCAGGACGCCGGACCGCTCGTACCTGAAGACCTTGCCGAGCTCGGCGATCCGTACGGGCAGGTCCCGGTAGGAGCGCTGGTCGTGCATGTAGACCATGATGTGGTGGGGACAGTTCATGGGCCGGAGCACCAGCTCTTCGTTCTCGAGCTTCATCGCGGGATACATGTTGTCCCGGTAGTGGTCCCAGTGGCCGGACATCTTGTAGAGCGCGGAACTCGCGATCTCCTGGCTGTAGACGTGGTCATAGCCGGACGCAAGCTCCAGATCTACGATGTAGCGCTCGATGATGCGCCGGATCGTCGCGCCCTTGGGCAGCCAAAGCGGCAGTCCCTGCCCGACCTCCGGGGTAAGGTGGAACAGGCGCAACTCCTTGCCGATGCGCCTGTGATCCCTTCGCCGGGCCTCCTCCATGCGGTGCAGGTGGGCGTCGAGTTGATCCTGCGTAGGATAGGAAACGCCGTAAATACGCTGAAGCATCGGGCGGCGCTCGTCGCCGCGCCAGTAGGCGCCGGAGGTGGAGAGCAGCTTGATCGCGCCCACGGCGCCCGTGCGGAGCACGTGCGGGCCGCGGCACATGTCGGCGAACCCGTCCTGTTGGTAGAAACTCACGTTTCCGTCCGGGATCTCTTCGAGCAGTTCCTGCTTGTAGACTTCACCCTGCTCCTGATACCGCCGGTACGCTTCATCGCGAGGGATCTCGACGCGCTCAACCGGTTGGTCCGCCGCGGCCAGCTCCTTCATGCGCGCCTCGATGCGCTCCAGGTCTTCGGGGCCGAACGGCCGCCCTATGTCGAAGTCGTAGTAGAACCCGTCTTCTATCGGCGGCCCGATGGCCAGCTTGGCTTCGGGAAAGAGCTGCTTGACTGCCTGCGCCATCAGGTGCGATGTCGAGTGCCAGTAGACATCGCGGCCCGCGGGCTCATCAAAGGTGACAAACTCGACGCGCGCGTCGGACTCCAGCGGCCACCGGAGATCGCGCAGTTGCCCGTCAACCAGCGCCGCGAGCACGCCATCCAGACCGAGCCGCTCGGCCATCGCCCCTGCGCTCGTTCCCGCCGATACCTCGTGCTCCTCGCCGCCCGTCAGCGTGACGTGGATCAACCCCATGGTAGTTCCCCCTTGTCTAGCGGTAGTGACGCGTGCTCTTGCGCCACGCCTCGGCAACAACCCCGCCGCCTTCCAGAAATACCTTGACAACGGGCATGAACATCTCGTCGGGCGGGATCCCTGCCTCCACCCTCACCTTCTGAAACCCGGCGGCCAGGTCGAGCGCCCACTCGTCGCGCGCCGCCTCCGGCTGCGCCACCCAGGCCTCCGGGACAACCGCCCGCAGGATGGAGGGCGTGTCGAGTACCAGCTCGCGGAGCGTCGGATCTGCCTTTCTCCGCTCGGCAATGAACCGGTCCACTGCAGCCCGGTACGCGGCGCTACCCTCGATCTGCTGAACGCGGGCCATGCCTGCGCCGCCGACCTGAGCCGGGCCGGGCGATGCGCCGGGCGCCGCCGCCTTCTGGCCTGACCGGCAGCCCGCAGCTGCAGTAGCCACGGCCACCACCAGGAAAGCGCCCACCGCCAGGTGCTGCAACCTGAACCGTGCCGTTCGATCTGTATGAGTCACGTCGCTGCCTCCTCCCGTGTAGCAAGCGCGGGACGCCACAAAAGCACGAACCCGCCCCAGAGGGGCGGGTTGCCGCGGTTCCACCCTCACAATCGCCCGACCGGTCTCGATTCCACGACTGGGAAACCGAAACGGACGCTCGCAGCGCGATCTCGGGCGCACCCGGCGGCTTAGACGGCGATCACTGATCCGATCACCCTTCGCCCGCTGCTCAGAGGGGGTCTTCCGCCGATCCGTCCGGCAGGGCTCGCAGCCCAGGCCCTGCCTCTCTCCATCCGCCGCGTCTCCGGCGGTTCGAACGGGGTTCCGGCGTACTCGTCCTCGTCATTGCCGATCTTCAGCGTCATCTTATGCGCAGTGCCGGGAGCTGTCAAATCTGTTTGGAGAAGTCGCCGTGGTGGGCGCTGCAGGACTTGAACCTGCGACCTCCTCTGCGTCAGAGAGGCGCTCTTCCTCTGAGCTAAGCGCCCGTTGGGTGATAACACCGTCGGGTGCGCACTCATTATAGGGACAAGCCCCACACGCCGCAACACGGTGTTTCGGAAACACCCAGGAAGACGAGCGGCCTTGCGCGAACACGGGCGGTATGGCGCGCATCGCGAACCCTGGGAAACCCGTGAGGAAACTTCTGACGCTGCTGGTTGTGCTGGCGGCGGTGGCGTATCCTGCCGTCGAGGCCTGGGCGAAGTCCTACGACCACCCCACGATCGACGTCACATTCCGCCTGCTGCCCGAGGGAAGCGCGGAGGTCGAGGAGGTCCGCGCGTTTCGTTTCGTCGGCTCGTTTTCGTGGGCGGAGATTCGGCGCCGCACAACCGGGCAGTACGGGACTTACGGCATACGCTACGGCGGGGTTTGGGACGCCAGCAGCGGCCAGGCGATGCAGTTCAAGCAGTCGCGCGATGGCTCCGAGGAGGTCCTGCGGTGGAGCTACTCGGCCTCGGACACAACGATGCGCTTTCGGATCAAGTACCGCATCACCGGGGCGGTGCAGCGATACGCCGATGTGGCCCAGTTCTACTGGCAGGCGATCGAGGGAGACCACGCGCCCATAGGCCGGGTCCGAATCGTCGTGCAGGCGCCCGGCGCCAGCGAGAAGCTCTTCAAGGTCTTCGTCCACAGCAAGGCCACTCCCGGCGAGCTCCGGATCGCCCCGGACTTCCGGAGCGCCGAGATCACACAGTCCGATATCCCCGAGACCTCGTTTGTGGAGGTGCGGGTCCTCCTGGACCCCGCCCTGTTCCCCCAGGCCGCGGTGCAACAGGGCGAGAGCCACGAGAGCCTCCTGGCCGACGAGCGCCGACAGTCCGAGACCGAGCGCCGGTGGATGATGGCGTTCCTGGTAGGTC
Proteins encoded in this window:
- a CDS encoding DNA internalization-related competence protein ComEC/Rec2 yields the protein MRLFNALPPIVWAAAAFASGIIAADRWPLPPGPACGLAAAAAVLWIAALLARAAGIGSVAALACFAGLGFAQSALHAGLAPSWPAAADGQQVEARGIIVGPPEAGPLGWRGVVRLHSLEAWQSPRAPPLPPAHGLVRLTGRGQPPGVGVGAEVLVRGRFRLGRPAGNPGERSEQDALRRRGLLGVIRVTPGGGITVLRPGVWSVRGAVSTLRQSVVAGVLRALPEPHDGLLLSLLLGIETHLSPELYRQFSRAGLVHLMVVSGAQVAMVAGACAWAARLGGLPALPSAAAGVLGVGLFAVLVGWAPSVGRATIMTVVGLAAAVLGRGRDRAATLAAAALVLLASQPQVLFDIGFQLSFAATWGLLYVAPVLRPRLVCLGPFLAPTLAATLGAQLAVAPLLAAHFQVLLVAGVLANALALPVIAALVPAGLALIPLVVAAPAAGDLLLGLLRLPLDVVLWIGSRFGALAWAAVPTPPVSPVAAAALFLGLGGWVAVLSGYWQPRRAQLLAIAGVWVCALALWYAAALRPPSALVVTVLDVGQGDAILVQSPSGRAVLIDGGGNAGGDRIGWDVGLMRVVPALRRAGVRRLDAVIISHPHDDHVEGLVAVLENFRVGLVLDPGVVHPAPAYARLLTVAEARRVPHRVAREGVGLDLGAGVGLTVLHPSDPTPRIEGEPAHAGALVARLTYGMTAALLTSDIEAPVEQHLLDRGTTLESQVLKVAHHGSRTSTTPAFLARVLPGIAVVSAGADNRFGHPHPGTLAALENAGATIYRTDRDGAVTLWSDGIRWQVTTMRSQTRALGR
- the holA gene encoding DNA polymerase III subunit delta; translated protein: MHSVVDGPTLIIGDEEYLAEQTLARLLDEALPSADRQLNLDVLDGGAPLGELLTRLDTAPFFGPRRVVVIRRLEAMREADHEALISYLDRGDSPTTGIFVARELDRRRRLFLTFKRVGTVIECRPIPPRDRGAWVAALFVAAGKTPGRGVGEGLVATAGGSLRDLYNEVAKVAAYVGERSQVTTADVEAIASRLGEASIFTLVDAVGGGNAAGALRALHDNLATHEPLQVLFMIVRQFRLIVRAHAAAAKGGSSDRLAERLGVHPFVARKIAEQARGYRADQFAGIFDALEAADRAIKSGSAPRLVLETLIVRLAGRRTPAAQQRTSLRA
- the thrS gene encoding threonine--tRNA ligase — protein: MGLIHVTLTGGEEHEVSAGTSAGAMAERLGLDGVLAALVDGQLRDLRWPLESDARVEFVTFDEPAGRDVYWHSTSHLMAQAVKQLFPEAKLAIGPPIEDGFYYDFDIGRPFGPEDLERIEARMKELAAADQPVERVEIPRDEAYRRYQEQGEVYKQELLEEIPDGNVSFYQQDGFADMCRGPHVLRTGAVGAIKLLSTSGAYWRGDERRPMLQRIYGVSYPTQDQLDAHLHRMEEARRRDHRRIGKELRLFHLTPEVGQGLPLWLPKGATIRRIIERYIVDLELASGYDHVYSQEIASSALYKMSGHWDHYRDNMYPAMKLENEELVLRPMNCPHHIMVYMHDQRSYRDLPVRIAELGKVFRYERSGVLTGLHRVRGMTMNDAHIFCRVDQIKDEIVRVVRLIQRVYADFQITNGWYQLSLRDPADHEKFMQNDALWDQAESMLREALTEMGIAFKEARGEAAFYGPKIDVQVPTASGKDETLSTVQLDFLLPERFSLEYIGEDGRAHRPVMIHRAVTSTMERWVAFLIETYEGRFPLWLSPEQARILPIADRHAAYAGAVLAQMEAAGVRAAVDGTNQRISYKIRQAQVEQIPYMLVVGDKEAASGAVAVRSRSEGDLGPIPLAEFLERVLREVAAKT
- the murJ gene encoding murein biosynthesis integral membrane protein MurJ; translated protein: MNVQPRQRLAHAATLLAGATVGSRVLGLLREIVVAAMFGASDARAAFVIGYYVPFFVQRLLIGGTLSIVLIPTISDTLARGDESEMRQVTSRLFTLVLAFGVGMVVVGQLAAPALVRLAAPGFAGDPVQLARTVALTRVNFLAMFFLALAVFATAYLQALRRFTAPAVAPLAFNVAIIAGTVMLGPRMGITGLAVAWVAGTAIQFLVQVPALHAAGFRYRPEFDWSHPAIRTVRRLALPAMLGLAIVEINAYVGRFFASLLPVVTGVNAVAALDYAYEMVQAPVGILAISVATVLFPGMSQLASAGDRVGLRQTAVLGLRSLLFLTAPVSLGLAVFARPLVQLVFERGEFGPAATGVVAACLAAYAAGLVPVAAYYVVTRTFYSLKNMRTPVIIGGAMVFLNAVLAYAFMQRMGVAGIALASAVVAFANVGLLLWMLARELGPLGARRIVGTAGRVLVAAASAVWVGWMVAQRGLTDGRFAERADLLFLAVGVGAAVFVYLAACALLRVEELTLVRGLLRRRSARPVP
- the rpsT gene encoding 30S ribosomal protein S20, giving the protein MAKRIKSGLKHLRKSAKRAQANLSVKSKVKSLVRSGTTPEAIGAAQAALDKAAARHVIHPNTAARRKSRIMRRAAGKAG